From Aedes albopictus strain Foshan chromosome 1, AalbF5, whole genome shotgun sequence, one genomic window encodes:
- the LOC109411179 gene encoding uncharacterized protein LOC109411179 — MKQFVVLFAVLAVAVAAPQSETDGLLTSALKFVKDCGDKSMVLCVKERALQYVEGVQGDIEITEGIKLVEIEKPATGGRSLNEIDLPAEPEARESEIDSLLVDRAARFLGSHTLQFKVPKDSIEDMQRSLDEARGKKKKVKKLLLPLLLLFKLKAAALLPLAIGFLALIAFKALIVGKIALILSAIIGLKKLFDKKPEQSYEVVAHPHYSHSTSFDDHHGYARSLDAQNLAYSAHSQ; from the exons ATGAAGCAGTTTGTTGTGTTGTTCGCCGTTTTGGCCGTAGCGGTCGCCGCGCCCCAGTCGGAAACCGATGGATTACTGACCAGCGCGCTCAAGTTCGTCAAGGACTGCGGCGACAAGTCGATGGTGCTATGCGTCAAG GAACGTGCCTTGCAGTATGTGGAAGGCGTCCAGGGTGACATCGAGATCACCGAGGGCATCAAGCTGGTCGAAATCGAGAAGCCCGCCACCGGAGGACGCTCGTTGAACGAAATTGACCTGCCAGCCGAGCCGGAAGCCCGCGAATCCGAGATCGACAGCCTGCTCGTCGACCGTGCTGCCCGTTTCCTCGGATCGCACACCCTGCAGTTCAAGGTCCCCAAGGACTCCATTGAGGACATGCAGCGCTCCCTGGATGAAG CCCGTGGCAAGAAGAAGAAGGTCAAGAAGCTGCTCCTCCCTCTGCTGTTGCTGTTCAAGCTGAAGGCCGCCGCCCTGCTCCCACTGGCCATCGGTTTCCTGGCTCTGATCGCCTTCAAGGCTCTGATCGTCGGCAAGATCGCCCTGATCCTGTCCGCCATCATCGGCCTCAAGAAGCTGTTCGACAAGAAGCCAGAGCAGAGCTACGAAGTGGTCGCCCACCCGCACTACTCGCACTCGACCTCCTTCGACGATCACCACGGATACGCTCGCTCCCTGGATGCCCAGAACCTGGCCTACTCCGCTCACTCCCAGTAA